A DNA window from Xyrauchen texanus isolate HMW12.3.18 chromosome 6, RBS_HiC_50CHRs, whole genome shotgun sequence contains the following coding sequences:
- the LOC127645819 gene encoding nicotinamide riboside kinase 2-like — protein MKFIIGIGGVTNGGKTTLTNRLIKNLPNCCVIHQDDFFKPQDQIGVGDDGFRQWDVMTALDMDAMVNTVKGWTENPVKFARSHGVTVSAMPDRSNPEREIHVLVVEGFLLYNYKPLLDVYNKCYYVTIPYEECKSRRSTRNYTVPDPPGLFDGHVWPMYLKHRKEMDNNGLDIQYLDGMKSKEDIYNQVYKDIQNTLLNSV, from the exons ATGAAGTTTATCATTGGAATTGGAGG TGTGACCAATGGAGGGAAGACAACTTTGACGAATAGACTTATAAAGAACTTACCGAACTGTTGTGTGATACATCAAGATGATTTTTTCAAG CCCCAAGATCAGATAGGAGTTGGGGACGACGGCTTTAGACAATGGGATG TGATGACCGCCTTAGATATGGACGCTATGGTGAACACGGTAAAGGGATGGACGGAGAACCCGGTGAAGTTTGCTCGCTCTCATGGCGTAACCGTTTCAGCCATGCCTGACCGCTCGAACCCTGAGCGCGAGATCCACGTCCTCGTTGTCGAAGGATTTCTTCTATACAACTACAA GCCGTTGCTTGATGTCTACAACAAGTGCTACTATGTCACCATTCCATACGAGGAGTGCAAAAGTAGAAGAAG TACAAGAAATTACACCGTTCCCGACCCCCCTGGTCTGTTTGATGGCCACGTTTGGCCCATGTACTTGAAACACAGGAAAGAGATGGACAACAATGGCCTAGATATCC AATATCTGGATGGAATGAAATCCAAAGAGGACATCTATAACCAAGTTTACAAAGACATTCAGAACACACTGTTGAATTCGGTATAG